One Brassica napus cultivar Da-Ae chromosome C2, Da-Ae, whole genome shotgun sequence DNA window includes the following coding sequences:
- the LOC111198014 gene encoding homeobox-leucine zipper protein ATHB-13 yields the protein MSCNNGMSFFPSNFMIQTSYEDLPPSLSPLLPSCSIPQDLHGFASFLGKRSPVEGLEAGNIMNGEEDYSDDGSQMGEKKRRLNMEQVKTLEKNFELGNKLDPERKMQLARALGLQPRQIAIWFQNRRARWKTKQLEKDYDTLKRQFDSLKAENDHLQTHNQKLQAEIMSSRNREQTESINLNKETEGSCSNRSDNSSDNFRLDISTAVPSVDSTITGGHPPAPQTVGRHFFPPATATTTTTTMQFFQNSSSGQSMVKEENSISNMFCAMDDHSGFWPWLDQQQYN from the exons ATGTCTTGTAATAATGGAATGTCTTTTTTCCCTTCAAATTTCATGATCCAAACCTCTTACGAAGATCTACCTCCTTCTCTTTCACCTCTCCTTCCTTCTTGCTCTATACCTCAAGATCTTCATG GGTTTGCTTCGTTTCTAGGTAAGCGATCTCCAGTAGAAGGGTTAGAAGCTGGGAACATTATGAACGGAGAAGAGGATTATTCAGATGATGGGTCTCAAATGggagagaagaagaggagattgaACATGGAGCAAGTGAAGACATTAGAGAAGAACTTCGAGCTTGGAAACAAGCTTGACCCAGAGAGGAAAATGCAGTTGGCTCGTGCCTTGGGTTTACAGCCAAGACAGATAGCGATTTGGTTTCAGAACAGAAGAGCTCGCTGGAAAACAAAGCAGCTTGAGAAAGATTATGATACACTTAAACGACAGTTTGATTCCCTTAAAGCTGAAAACGATCATCTTCAAACTCACAACCAGAAACTCCAAGCTGAG ATAATGAGTTCAAGGAACAGAGAACAAACAGAATCAATAAATCTGAACAAAGAAACAGAAGGATCTTGCAGTAACAGAAGCGACAACAGTTCCGATAATTTCAGGCTGGACATCTCGACGGCTGTGCCATCAGTAGACAGCACAATAACAGGCGGCCATCCACCAGCGCCACAGACTGTTGGTCGACACTTCTTTCCACCAGCGACCGCGACGACCACCACAACGACTATGCAATTCTTTCAAAACTCGTCTTCTGGTCAGAGTATGGTTAAAGAAGAAAACAGTATCAGTAACATGTTCTGTGCAATGGATGACCACTCAGGTTTTTGGCCATGGCTTGATCAGCAACAGTACAACTGA